The following are encoded in a window of Bos indicus x Bos taurus breed Angus x Brahman F1 hybrid chromosome 4, Bos_hybrid_MaternalHap_v2.0, whole genome shotgun sequence genomic DNA:
- the LOC113891827 gene encoding olfactory receptor 6B1: MEVENQTRVTRFILVGFPGSWGMRAAVFLIFLMAYILTVAENVTIILLVQQNRPLHKPMYFFLANLSFLETWYISVTVPKLLFSFWSVSKSISFAHCMIQLYFFIALMCTECVLLATMAYDRYVAICRPLHYPTIMSHGLCFRLALGSWTIGFGISLAKTYFISRLSFCGPNVINHFFCDISPVLNLSCTDMSTAELVDFVLALVIFLLPLTVTILSYGCILATVLRMPTGKQKAFSTCASHLVVVTIFYSATIFMYARPRAIHAFNMNKVISIFYAIVTPALNPFIYCLRNREVKEAVKKLAYCQARSD; the protein is encoded by the coding sequence ATGGAAGTGGAAAACCAGACACGGGTCACCAGGTTCATCCTGGTGGGGTTCCCTGGGAGCTGGGGCATGCGTGCAGCAGTGTTCCTCATATTCCTCATGGCCTATATTCTGACAGTGGCTGAAAATGTGACCATCATCCTGTTGGTGCAGCAGAACCGGCCACTGCACaagcccatgtacttcttcctggccAACTTGTCCTTCTTGGAGACCTGGTACATCTCTGTGACTGTACCCAAGTTGCTGTTTAGTTTTTGGTCCGTGAGCAAAAGCATCTCCTTCGCTCACTGCATGATACAACTTTACTTCTTCATTGCACTCATGTGCACGGAATGCGTGCTCCTGGCCACCATGGCCTACGACCGTTACGTGGCCATCTGCCGCCCACTACACTACCCCACCATAATGAGCCATGGGCTCTGCTTCCGCCTGGCTCTCGGTTCCTGGACCATTGGCTTTGGCATCTCCTTGGCTAAGACATACTTCATCTCTCGCCTCAGCTTCTGCGGCCCTAATGTCATCAACCATTTCTTCTGCGACATCTCTCCAGTACTTAACCTCTCCTGCACAGACATGTCCACAGCTGAGCTGGTGGACTTTGTCCTGGCACTGGTCATCTTCCTCCTCCCGCTCACTGTCACTATTCTGTCTTACGGATGCATCCTGGCCACCGTTCTACGCATGCCCACGGGCAAGCAGAAGGCGTTTTCTACTTGTGCCTCCCACCTCGTGGTGGTCACCATCTTCTACTCAGCTACAATTTTCATGTATGCCCGGCCCCGAGCCATTCACGCCTTCAACATGAACAAAGTTATTTCCATCTTCTATGCCATTGTCACCCCTGCCCTCAACCCTTTCATTTATTGTCTAAGGAACCGAGAGGTCAAAGAGgcagtgaagaagctggcttattGCCAGGCCAGATCTGACTAG
- the LOC113891796 gene encoding olfactory receptor-like protein OLF3, with amino-acid sequence MGRENQTGMSEFILLGLSSLWETQVSLFVLFLAMYLVTVLGNFLIILLIRLDSRLNTPMYFFLSVLSFVDVCYTNSTVPQMLVHFLSARKSIPFYSCVLQLLISLAMGSTEFFLLGAMAYDRYVAVCHPLHYTVIMHGELCLGLAAGCLAAGFMNSLMQTIITFQLPLCHKVVNHFACEMLAMLKLACVDTSFNKVMVAVSGFLVIMLPCFLVLFSYGHIVATILSIRSAQGRRKAFGTCASHLTVVSMCFGTAIFTYLRPTAGSSAEQEKRVALFYAVVTPMLNPLIYSLRNKEVRSAFRRVLGKFSEKR; translated from the coding sequence ATGGGCAGGGAAAACCAGACAGGGATGAGTGAGTTCATTCTTCTGGGGCTGTCCAGCCTCTGggagacccaggtctccctctttgTCCTTTTCCTGGCCATGTATCTGGTGACCGTGCTGGGGAACTTCCTGATAATACTCCTTATCAGACTGGACAGCCGGCTAAACacacccatgtactttttcctcagtGTCCTGTCGTTTGTGGACGTCTGTTATACCAACAGCACGGTCCCCCAGATGCTCGTTCACTTCCTGTCAGCCCGGAAGTCCATTCCATTCTACAGCTGTGTGCTCCAGCTGCTTATCTCCTTGGCAATGGGCAGCACAGAGTTCTTCCTGCTGGGggccatggcctatgaccgctacgtGGCAGTGTGCCACCCCTTGCACTATACGGTCATCATGCACGGAGAGCTGTGCCTGGGGCTGGCGGCAGGCTGCTTGGCTGCTGGTTTCATGAATTCGCTGATGCAGACAATCATCACCTTTCAGCTACCTCTGTGCCATAAGGTTGTTAATCACTTTGCCTGTGAGATGTTGGCTATGCTGAAGCTGGCCTGTGTGGACACCTCCTTCAACAAGGTCATGGTGGCTGTCTCAGGATTTCTGGTCATCATGCTTCCctgttttcttgttcttttctcctACGGTCATATAGTCGCTACCATTCTGAGTATTCGCTCTGCCCAGGGACGCCGCAAAGCGTTTGGGACCTGCGCCTCTCACCTCACTGTGGTTTCCATGTGCTTTGGCACAGCCATCTTCACATACTTAAGACCCACGGCTGGCTCCTCCGCAGAACAGGAGAAGAGGGTTGCTTTGTTCTATGCTGTGGTGACCCCAATGCTGAATCCCTTAATCTATAGCTTGAGAAACAAGGAAGTGAGGAGCGCTTTTAGAAGAGTGTTGGGAAAGTTTAGTGAAAAAAGGTAA
- the LOC113891795 gene encoding olfactory receptor-like protein OLF3 — protein sequence MGQGNKTQTWVSEFILLGLSSDWGTQVSLFVLFLAMYLVTIVGNALILLLIRLDSRLHTPMYFFLSVLSLVDLCYSSSIVPQMLAHLLSVQKSIPFYSCLIQLSTSLALAASEFLLLGAMAYDRYVAVCYPLHYTVIMHGALCLGLAVGCLGAGLTNSLLETVITFRLPLCHSVMNHFACETLAVLRLACVDISFNKVMVAISGFLVIMLPFFLVLFSYGRIVAAILHIHSAQGRSKAFGTCASHLTVVSMCFGTAIFTYLGPRSAYSVDGEKMVALFYAVVAPMLNPLIYSLRNKEVMAALSKLLDKFSSFSLKLKQRTPLGKYQVT from the exons ATGGGTCAGGGGAATAAAACGCAGACATGGGTGAGTGAGTTCATTCTGCTGGGGCTGTCCAGCGACTGGGGGACTCAAGTCTCCCTCTTTGTCTTGTTCTTGGCCATGTACTTGGTGACCATTGTGGGAAACGCCCTCATCCTTCTTCTGATCAGACTGGACAGCAGGCTTCACacccccatgtatttcttccttaGTGTTTTATCTCTTGTGGACCTCTGTTACTCAAGCAGTATTGTCCCTCAAATGCTGGCGCACCTGCTCTCAGTCCAGAAGTCCATCCCATTCTACAGCTGTCTGATCCAGCTCTCTACGTCCCTGGCATTGGCTGCGTCTGAGTTCCTATTGCTGGGggccatggcctatgaccgctatgtggcggTGTGCTACCCGCTGCACTACACGGTCATCATGCATGGAGCGCTGTGTCTGGGACTGGCCGTGGGCTGCTTGGGGGCTGGTCTCACGAATTCACTGCTGGAGACAGTCATCACCTTTCGGCTTCCCCTGTGTCACAGTgttatgaatcactttgcttgtGAGACCCTAGCAGTGCTGCGGCTAGCCTGCGTGGATATCTCTTTCAACAAGGTCATGGTGGCCATCTCAGGATTTCTGGTGATCATGCTTCCCTTTTTCCTGGTTCTGTTTTCCTATGGTCGTATCGTTGCTGCCATTCTGCACATTCATTCTGCTCAGGGACGTAGCAAAGCATTTGGGACATGCGCCTCTCACCTCACTGTGGTTTCCATGTGCTTTGGAACTGCCATCTTCACCTACCTGGGGCCACGGTCCGCCTACTCAGTGGACGGGGAGAAGATGGTTGCTCTCTTCTATGCTGTAGTGGCCCCTATGCTGAACCCCTTGATTTACAGCTTGAGAAATAAAGAGGTTATGGCTGCTCTCAGTAAACTTTTAGACAAATTCAG CTCATTTTCTCTTAAACTTAAACAAAG GACTCCTTTAGGTAAATACCAAGTAACgtga
- the LOC113891828 gene encoding olfactory receptor-like protein OLF3 → MGADNQTWVREFILLGLSSDWDTQVALFVLFSVTYLLTLLGNVLIVLLIRLDSRLHTPMYFFLTNLSLVDVSYATSIVPQMLVHFLAEHKGIPYVSCAAQLFFSLGLGGIEFVLLAVMAYDRYAAVCDLLRYSVIMHGGLCARLAITSWVSGSVNSLIHTAITFQLPMCTNKYIDHISCEILAVVRLACVDTSSNEISIMVSSIVLLMTPFCLVLLSYIRILSTILKIQSTEGRKKAFHTCASHLTVVVLCYGMAIFTYIQPNPSPSVLQEKLISLFYAILTPTLNPMIYSLRNKEVKKAWQKLLGQLFGLTSKLAT, encoded by the coding sequence ATGGGAGCAGATAACCAGACTTGGGTGAGAGAATTCATTCTCCTCGGCCTGTCCAGTGACTGGGACACTCAGGTCGCTCTCTTCGTCCTGTTCTCAGTCACTTACCTGCTGACCCTGCTGGGGAACGTCCTCATTGTTCTTCTGATCAGACTGGACAGCCGACTCCACACTcccatgtatttctttctcaCCAACCTCTCCCTTGTTGATGTCTCCTATGCCACAAGCATCGTTCCTCAGATGCTGGTGCATTTTCTTGCGGAACATAAAGGGATCCCCTATGTGAGCTGTGCAGCCCAGTTATTCTTCTCCCTGGGCCTGGGTGGGATTGAGTTTGTTCTCCTGgccgtgatggcctatgaccgctatgcgGCTGTGTGCGACCTCCTGAGATACTCGGTCATCATGCATGGAGGGCTCTGTGCTAGGCTGGCCATCACATCCTGGGTCAGTGGCTCTGTCAACTCTCTCATACATACTGCCATCACCTTTCAGTTGCCTATGTGCACGAACAAGTATATTGATCACATATCCTGTGAAATCCTAGCTGTGGTCAGGCTGGCCTGTGTGGACACCTCCTCCAATGAGATCTCAATAATGGTTTCTAGCATTGTCTTGCTGATGACGCCTTTCTGCCTGGTCCTCCTGTCCTACATCAGGATCCTCTCCACCATCCTAAAGATCCAGTCCacagaggggagaaagaaagccttccacaCCTGCGCCTCTCACCTCACAGTGGTTGTCCTGTGCTATGGTATGGCCATTTTCACTTACATCCAACCCAATCCCAGCCCTTCTGTGCTTCAGGAGAAGCTGATCTCTCTCTTCTATGCCATTTTGACACCCACGCTGAACCCCATGATTTACAGTCTAAGGAATAAGGAGGTGAAGAAAGCTTGGCAGAAACTGCTAGGACAACTATTTGGATTAACATCGAAACTGGCAACTTGA